A window of Fragaria vesca subsp. vesca linkage group LG7, FraVesHawaii_1.0, whole genome shotgun sequence contains these coding sequences:
- the LOC101301731 gene encoding proteasome subunit beta type-4-like → MESNQAQPNLFCSPEAFQSQRTLNPYVTGTSVVALKYKDGVLMAADMGGSYGSTLRYKSIERMKPIGKHSLIGASGEISDFQEVLRYLDELTMQDNMCDDGNSLGPKEIHSYLSSVMYNRRNKFDPLWNSFVLAGVKKKPGVDDKRETYLGLVTMIGVNFEDDHVATGFGNHLARPILRDEWREDLSFEEGVKLLEKCMRVLLYRDRSAVNKLQIANITEKGLTISQPYSLKTFWGFSAFQNPTAGAQGS, encoded by the coding sequence ATGGAATCGAACCAGGCGCAGCCCAACCTATTTTGCTCCCCAGAAGCCTTTCAGTCTCAGAGAACACTGAACCCTTACGTGACTGGCACGTCTGTTGTGGCTCTGAAATACAAAGATGGAGTTTTGATGGCTGCAGATATGGGGGGTTCATATGGATCCACTCTCCGATACAAAAGCATCGAACGAATGAAGCCTATCGGAAAGCATTCTCTCATCGGTGCAAGTGGAGAAATAAGTGATTTCCAGGAGGTGCTACGTTATCTTGACGAGCTCACCATGCAGGACAACATGTGTGATGATGGAAACTCTTTGGGACCTAAAGAGATCCACAGCTACTTGAGCAGTGTGATGTACAACAGGCGTAACAAGTTTGATCCGCTGTGGAACTCGTTTGTCCTTGCTGGAGTGAAGAAGAAACCTGGAGTTGATGATAAGAGAGAGACATACCTTGGACTGGTTACTATGATAGGTGTGAACTTTGAGGACGATCATGTCGCTACGGGATTCGGAAACCACCTTGCGAGGCCTATCCTTCGTGATGAATGGCGTGAGGACTTGAGTTTCGAAGAGGGTGTTAAGCTTCTGGAGAAATGCATGCGTGTGCTTTTGTATCGTGATAGGTCTGCTGTAAACAAGCTTCAGATAGCTAACATCACCGAAAAAGGTTTAACAATCTCTCAGCCTTACTCCTTGAAGACTTTCTGGGGTTTCTCTGCTTTCCAAAATCCAACAGCAGGTGCTCAAGGATCATGA